One segment of Pasteurella skyensis DNA contains the following:
- the tig gene encoding trigger factor, with protein sequence MSISIETTQGLERRVTITVPADKIEAAYRQELKGVAKNARIDGFRKGKVPHSILEQRYGASVRQDVLSDNMQRAFFDVIIGEKVNIAGRPTFTPENYEIGKDFTFSATFEVYPEVELKGLENIKVEKPVVEITDADLDKMVDVLRKQQATFTETAEVAKADDRVTIDFVGTVDGEEFEGGKTSDFILAMGQGQMIPGFEEGIVGHKAGEQFDIDVTFPEDYQAENLKGKAAKFAITLKKVEVMELPEINDEFVKRFGTAKTVADLREEIKRNMQRELKNAITAKVKTQVIDGLLAENEIEVPQSAIDEEIEVLRQQAAQQFGGNPEVAAQLPAELFTEQAKRRVQVGLLFSSVMSSYEIKVDEALVKEKIAELASAYEDPSEVVEYYAKNKQLTDNVRNVVLEEQVVDTVLEKAQVTEKEQSFDDIMNKQQG encoded by the coding sequence ATGTCAATTTCAATTGAAACAACTCAAGGCTTAGAACGCCGTGTAACTATTACTGTACCTGCTGATAAAATTGAAGCAGCATATCGTCAAGAATTAAAGGGTGTTGCAAAAAATGCTCGTATTGATGGTTTCCGCAAAGGGAAGGTACCACATTCAATTTTGGAACAACGCTATGGTGCTTCAGTTCGCCAAGATGTATTGTCAGACAATATGCAACGTGCATTTTTTGATGTAATTATTGGTGAAAAGGTCAATATAGCAGGTCGTCCAACATTTACTCCAGAAAATTATGAAATCGGTAAAGATTTTACATTCTCAGCCACTTTTGAGGTGTATCCTGAAGTAGAATTGAAAGGTTTAGAAAATATCAAAGTTGAAAAGCCTGTGGTTGAAATTACTGATGCGGATTTAGATAAAATGGTTGACGTATTGCGTAAGCAACAAGCAACATTTACTGAAACAGCAGAAGTAGCAAAAGCAGATGATCGTGTTACTATTGATTTTGTAGGTACTGTTGATGGTGAAGAGTTTGAAGGCGGTAAAACTTCAGATTTCATTTTAGCAATGGGACAAGGTCAAATGATCCCTGGTTTTGAAGAGGGTATTGTTGGTCATAAAGCGGGTGAGCAATTTGATATTGATGTAACTTTCCCAGAAGACTATCAAGCTGAAAATTTAAAAGGTAAAGCGGCGAAATTTGCAATTACTTTGAAAAAAGTAGAAGTAATGGAATTGCCAGAAATTAATGATGAGTTTGTAAAACGTTTTGGTACAGCAAAAACAGTGGCAGATTTACGTGAAGAAATTAAACGAAATATGCAACGTGAACTTAAGAATGCTATCACTGCAAAAGTAAAAACTCAGGTAATTGATGGTTTACTTGCAGAGAATGAAATTGAAGTACCACAATCAGCGATTGATGAAGAAATCGAGGTATTACGTCAGCAAGCAGCACAACAATTTGGTGGTAACCCTGAAGTTGCAGCACAACTTCCAGCTGAGTTATTTACAGAACAAGCTAAACGTCGTGTGCAAGTTGGCTTACTATTCTCATCAGTGATGTCTTCTTATGAAATCAAGGTTGACGAAGCATTAGTAAAAGAAAAAATTGCAGAATTAGCATCTGCTTATGAAGATCCTTCTGAAGTAGTAGAATATTATGCTAAGAATAAGCAGTTAACTGATAATGTTCGTAATGTTGTTTTAGAAGAGCAAGTGGTTGATACTGTTCTTGAAAAAGCACAAGTGACAGAAAAAGAACAGTCATTTGATGATATTATGAATAAGCAACAAGGCTAA
- a CDS encoding putative transporter, with the protein MSEIAITVSILSLVAVLGLWIGNFKFRGVGLGIGGVLFGGLFVAHFMQQYGLHLDKHTLHFIQEFGLILFVYTIGIQVGPGFFSSLRHSGLKLNGFAFLIVAMSGILVVLLHKLFDVPLPVILGVFSGAVTNTPSLGAGQQILAELGTDTEVMGMAYAIAYPFGIVGILLAMWLVRMIFRVNVDQEAEDFDKKQSKTKSGLSSLNVRLTNPNLQGLMLREIPDFELHDVVYSRLKRGNDELFVPKADTKLLIGDVLHLVGKPETLHKMKLILGEEAEMSLSTKGTHYRSERAVVTNEKIFGKKLRHLGFKGKYDVLISRLNRAGVELVPNSEMTLQFGDVLNLVGREDDIKAVMAIIGNAQQKLQQVQMLPIFIGIGLGVLLGSVPLYVPGFPVALKLGLAGGPLVVALILARIGSIGKLYWFMPPSANLALREIGIVLFLAVVGLKSGGHFLETLLSSEGMSWIGYGVVITFIPLIVTGCIARIYGKVNYLTICGLLAGSMTDPPALAFANAIKEDSGASALSYATVYPLVMFLRIMLPQLLAIALWTVG; encoded by the coding sequence ATGAGTGAAATTGCAATCACAGTGAGTATTCTTTCCTTAGTTGCGGTTTTGGGACTATGGATTGGGAACTTTAAATTTCGAGGCGTTGGACTCGGTATTGGTGGTGTTTTGTTTGGTGGCTTGTTTGTTGCACACTTTATGCAACAATATGGACTTCATTTAGATAAACATACCTTACATTTCATACAAGAATTTGGATTAATTCTATTTGTTTATACTATTGGTATTCAAGTTGGTCCAGGATTCTTCTCTTCTCTTCGTCATTCAGGTTTAAAACTAAATGGCTTTGCATTTCTAATTGTTGCTATGAGTGGTATTTTAGTTGTGTTACTACATAAATTATTTGATGTACCACTGCCTGTTATTTTAGGGGTATTCTCTGGTGCGGTAACTAATACGCCATCACTCGGTGCTGGGCAACAAATCTTAGCTGAATTAGGTACTGATACTGAAGTAATGGGTATGGCGTATGCAATCGCTTATCCATTCGGTATTGTAGGTATTTTACTTGCTATGTGGTTAGTACGTATGATTTTCAGAGTCAATGTGGATCAAGAAGCAGAAGATTTTGATAAGAAACAAAGTAAAACTAAAAGTGGATTAAGCTCCTTAAATGTGCGTTTAACAAATCCAAATTTGCAAGGTTTGATGCTCAGAGAAATCCCAGATTTTGAATTGCATGATGTGGTTTATTCTCGATTAAAAAGGGGAAATGATGAACTGTTTGTACCAAAAGCTGATACTAAATTATTGATTGGTGATGTACTTCATCTTGTTGGAAAACCAGAAACTTTACATAAAATGAAACTTATTTTAGGTGAAGAAGCGGAAATGTCTCTGTCAACCAAAGGTACACACTATCGTTCAGAACGAGCGGTGGTAACCAATGAAAAAATTTTTGGTAAAAAGCTTCGTCATTTAGGTTTTAAAGGTAAATATGATGTACTGATTTCACGTTTAAACCGTGCTGGTGTAGAGTTAGTGCCAAATAGTGAGATGACATTGCAATTTGGTGATGTGCTGAATCTAGTTGGACGAGAAGATGATATTAAAGCTGTAATGGCAATTATCGGTAATGCTCAACAAAAATTACAACAAGTACAAATGTTACCTATTTTTATTGGGATTGGTTTAGGAGTGCTATTAGGTTCCGTTCCTCTTTATGTACCTGGTTTCCCTGTCGCATTAAAATTAGGTTTAGCGGGTGGTCCATTAGTGGTTGCGTTGATCTTAGCCAGAATAGGGAGTATTGGTAAACTTTATTGGTTTATGCCTCCTAGTGCTAACCTTGCATTACGAGAAATTGGTATTGTACTGTTCCTTGCGGTTGTGGGATTAAAATCGGGTGGCCATTTCCTTGAAACTTTATTAAGTAGTGAAGGGATGTCTTGGATTGGTTACGGAGTTGTGATTACTTTTATTCCATTAATTGTGACAGGTTGCATTGCACGTATTTATGGTAAAGTCAATTATTTAACCATTTGTGGGTTATTGGCGGGTTCTATGACTGATCCTCCTGCTTTAGCTTTTGCTAATGCAATTAAAGAAGACAGCGGTGCGTCAGCACTGTCCTATGCAACGGTTTATCCACTTGTGATGTTTTTACGTATAATGTTGCCACAATTATTGGCAATTGCACTGTGGACAGTTGGATAG
- a CDS encoding porin: protein MKKMVKLSLASMLTLSATGSLAAGFQLVEISTSGLGVAYAGNAAVADNASVVATNPALMTQFKGSEISVGGVYVDVDVDVSGTQTITTPMGAMSEDASHNNIVPVATLPNLYFVMPINDRFSIGGGMNLNYGLKTSFGENYSAGVLGGTTDLRAVNYNFSGAMKLDYGFSVGLGLNAVHSTAELTRYAGSFSQLINQQAGANIANNSTKVKHLKGEEWTFAWNAGVSYDINENHRIGLAYHSAVDIGFKGDFSSELPILAGGTGGQDIAGSLDLTLPAFWELSGYHKLTDKLALQYSWKRTDWSSFKELRAVSNTGAELLQKTEKFSDSDRYAIGISYQAMDKLTLRAGLAYDEGASQEHPSISIPDTDRTWYSLGATYQFTPNLSTDFGYSYIHGHKNRFVENENISGVPVSWKGEGHSHVNLWGLNVNYKF, encoded by the coding sequence ATGAAAAAAATGGTTAAATTATCACTTGCTTCAATGCTGACTTTGTCTGCAACAGGCAGTTTAGCCGCTGGGTTTCAATTGGTTGAAATTTCAACATCAGGTTTAGGGGTAGCATATGCAGGTAATGCAGCAGTAGCAGATAACGCTTCTGTTGTGGCAACTAACCCTGCTTTAATGACACAGTTTAAAGGTTCAGAAATTTCTGTTGGTGGTGTGTATGTTGATGTTGATGTGGATGTGAGTGGAACACAAACGATAACAACGCCAATGGGGGCAATGTCAGAAGATGCTTCTCACAACAATATTGTACCTGTTGCAACATTACCAAATCTCTATTTTGTTATGCCAATTAATGACCGTTTTAGTATTGGTGGTGGAATGAATTTAAACTATGGTTTAAAAACCAGTTTTGGTGAAAACTATAGTGCTGGCGTTTTGGGTGGAACAACAGATCTAAGAGCAGTGAACTATAATTTTAGTGGTGCAATGAAATTAGATTATGGTTTTAGTGTGGGTCTTGGATTAAATGCAGTTCACTCAACAGCAGAACTTACTCGTTATGCTGGAAGTTTTAGTCAGTTAATTAACCAGCAAGCAGGAGCGAATATTGCTAATAATTCTACAAAAGTAAAACACCTTAAAGGTGAAGAGTGGACTTTTGCTTGGAATGCAGGTGTGAGCTATGATATTAATGAAAATCATCGTATTGGTTTGGCTTATCATTCTGCAGTTGATATTGGTTTTAAAGGGGACTTCTCAAGTGAACTACCAATACTAGCTGGAGGAACTGGAGGGCAAGATATTGCAGGAAGTTTAGATTTGACATTACCAGCGTTTTGGGAATTATCAGGCTATCATAAATTAACAGATAAACTAGCACTTCAGTATAGCTGGAAACGTACTGATTGGAGTAGTTTTAAAGAGTTGCGTGCTGTAAGTAATACAGGTGCAGAATTATTACAAAAAACAGAAAAATTCTCAGATTCAGATCGTTATGCGATAGGTATTTCTTATCAAGCTATGGATAAGTTAACCTTACGAGCAGGTCTTGCTTATGATGAAGGAGCAAGTCAAGAGCATCCATCTATTTCAATTCCAGATACTGATAGAACTTGGTATAGCTTAGGTGCAACTTATCAATTCACTCCAAATCTATCGACAGATTTTGGTTATTCTTATATTCACGGACATAAAAACCGTTTTGTAGAAAATGAGAATATTAGTGGTGTACCAGTTTCTTGGAAAGGTGAAGGGCATTCTCATGTAAACTTATGGGGATTAAACGTAAATTATAAGTTTTAA
- a CDS encoding YfcZ/YiiS family protein: MSEYQANESKVCCCVDVGTVIDGEDRTVDFYQTYQTKENAEEALAYLTEKARKAESDPCQITSNIQQTTEGYKLEVNFEFSCQAEAMIFQLSTR, encoded by the coding sequence ATGTCTGAATATCAAGCAAATGAATCTAAAGTTTGTTGTTGTGTCGATGTTGGTACGGTCATTGATGGAGAGGATCGCACTGTTGACTTTTATCAAACTTATCAAACAAAGGAAAATGCTGAAGAAGCATTAGCTTACCTAACTGAAAAAGCAAGAAAAGCAGAATCAGATCCTTGCCAAATTACCAGCAATATTCAACAAACAACTGAAGGCTATAAATTAGAGGTTAATTTTGAATTTAGCTGTCAAGCAGAGGCAATGATTTTTCAGCTTTCAACTCGCTAA
- a CDS encoding hemolysin family protein, giving the protein MDNIEILKLVAIIFLFFFLVLCSSFLSCSELSLAASRKFKIQGQLDNDDKIQKILALKDSPGDYFAAVQIGLNLVAIIAGAIGQDVISPHVTPFITSIIENEEIASICSSIISVLIITSIFIVFADLIPKKVAISNPEKVAQYIINPMLIVVKFLKPFIVLFDGLATVILKIFNANNEINEELTTDDIYAVVNAGAEAGLLVTEEQYLFGHIFNLKEDSVTSMMTHRDHIDFYSEDTPIEDVINSFDENLHQRAPIYKDEIDNIIGFVDIKKLLHLYIKEGNTFNLTDKRIFQPVLLIPDTLLLYEVLDCFKKNGDDFAIILNEYGLVVGVITLKDVMSIVMGDLVTYDDDYIVKRDESSWIISGATPYKDVLRLLEIEDDGCEYYETLSGLIMFLARRVPKIADQIIFHGFLFEIVSMEQHRIKQVLVTKK; this is encoded by the coding sequence ATGGATAATATAGAAATATTAAAATTGGTAGCGATTATTTTCTTGTTTTTTTTCTTGGTCTTGTGTAGTTCGTTTTTATCTTGTTCAGAGCTTTCTCTTGCTGCATCAAGAAAGTTTAAAATACAGGGGCAATTAGATAATGATGATAAAATACAAAAAATATTAGCATTAAAAGATAGCCCAGGGGATTATTTCGCAGCAGTACAGATTGGTCTTAATTTAGTTGCAATTATTGCGGGTGCAATAGGACAAGATGTTATCTCACCTCACGTTACCCCTTTTATAACATCAATTATAGAAAATGAAGAGATAGCCAGTATATGTAGTAGTATTATTTCAGTACTCATTATTACGAGTATTTTTATTGTATTTGCAGATTTAATTCCTAAAAAGGTTGCAATTAGTAATCCTGAGAAAGTTGCTCAATATATAATTAATCCAATGTTGATTGTGGTTAAATTTCTTAAACCATTTATTGTCTTGTTTGATGGTTTAGCTACTGTTATTTTAAAAATTTTTAATGCTAATAATGAGATTAATGAAGAGCTTACAACGGATGATATTTATGCAGTTGTGAATGCTGGTGCTGAAGCAGGGCTATTGGTTACTGAAGAGCAATATTTATTTGGACATATTTTTAATCTCAAAGAAGATTCTGTTACGAGTATGATGACTCATCGTGATCATATTGATTTTTACAGTGAAGATACTCCTATTGAAGATGTCATTAATTCTTTTGATGAAAACCTACATCAAAGAGCGCCAATTTATAAGGATGAAATTGATAATATCATTGGATTTGTTGATATTAAGAAACTTTTGCATCTGTATATTAAAGAAGGTAATACATTTAATTTAACAGATAAGCGTATTTTTCAGCCAGTATTACTTATACCAGACACTTTGTTACTTTATGAAGTATTAGATTGTTTTAAAAAGAATGGCGATGATTTTGCAATTATTTTAAATGAGTATGGGCTTGTCGTTGGAGTAATAACATTAAAAGATGTCATGAGTATTGTTATGGGAGACTTAGTTACATACGATGATGACTATATTGTTAAACGAGATGAATCTTCTTGGATTATATCAGGGGCAACACCTTATAAGGATGTTTTACGTCTTTTAGAAATTGAAGATGATGGTTGTGAATATTATGAAACGTTAAGTGGATTGATTATGTTTTTAGCGAGAAGAGTACCTAAAATTGCAGATCAAATAATATTTCATGGTTTCTTATTTGAAATTGTGAGTATGGAACAACATCGTATTAAACAAGTACTAGTCACAAAAAAATAA